One segment of Neoarius graeffei isolate fNeoGra1 chromosome 20, fNeoGra1.pri, whole genome shotgun sequence DNA contains the following:
- the kcna7 gene encoding potassium voltage-gated channel subfamily A member 1 gives MDSHGGGDGGGTVENVSNKMSKEQHNKTAKGEKEQEGGKKEKGKRERRRSGGWALSERLAINVSGMRYETQLRTLAQFPNSLLGDPQRRLRYFDPLRNELFLDRNRSCFDAILYFYQSGGRLRRPANIPLDIFMDELRFYELGDEVMTRFKDDEGFPKEEPKPLPQNEIQRKLWMLFEHPESSGAARIIAIISVMVIVVSIVIFCLETLPEFRLEKEMREQALHHSNPNSTAVAPHLSPFQDPFFIVESMCICWFSFELLMRFACSPSKMSFFKDMMNIIDFFAIIPYFVTLGTELARSKGGTPAMSLAIIRVIRLVRVFRIFKLSRHSKGLQILGQTLKASLRELALLIFFLFIGVVLFSSAVYFAEVDSPSSSFTSIPEAFWWAVVSMTTVGYGDMYPVTVGGKLVGSMCAIAGVLTISLPVPVIVSNFSYFYHREMECEDDQEYTHVNTSLWKKEKEDSDDEEGDSDDEPDYAPLEGGVNYRGICAPLNGTLLAGLCAGEQRTGIVYQGEPLVTQV, from the exons ATGGACAGCCATGGAGGAGGAGATGGTGGTGGGACAGTGGAAAACGTGAGCAACAAGATGAGCAAAGAGCAGCACAACAAGACCGCGAAGGGTGAGAAGGAACAGGAGGGAGGGAAGAAGGAGAAGggtaagagagagagacggaggtcCGGAGGATGGGCGCTGAGCGAGCGTCTGGCCATCAATGTCTCAGGGATGAGGTATGAGACACAGCTGCGCACGTTGGCACAGTTTCCCAACTCGCTGCTCGGTGATCCCCAGCGACGCCTGCGCTATTTTGACCCGCTCCGCAACGAGCTCTTCCTGGACCGCAACCGATCCTGCTTCGATGCCATCCTGTACTTCTACCAGTCTGGAGGACGCTTACGCCGGCCAGCTAATATACCTCTGGATATCTTCATGGATGAGCTGCGCTTCTACGAGCTTGGCGATGAGGTCATGACCCGTTTCAAGGACGATGAGGGTTTCCCCAAAGAGGAGCCAAAGCCTTTACCACAGAATGAGATCCAGAGGAAGCTGTGGATGCTGTTTGAGCACCCCGAGTCGTCCGGCGCTGCCCGCATCATCGCCATCATCAGCGTTATGGTCATCGTGGTGTCCATTGTCATCTTCTGTCTCGAGACGTTGCCTGAATTCAGGCTTGAAAAAGAAatgagagag CAAGCACTGCACCACTCAAACCCAAACAGCACAGCAGTGGCGCCCCACCTCTCTCCGTTCCAGGATCCCTTTTTCATCGTGGAGTCGATGTGTATCTGCTGGTTCTCTTTTGAGCTGCTGATGCGCTTCGCCTGCTCACCAAGCAAAATGTCCTTCTTCAAAGATATGATGAACATCATTGACTTCTTTGCCATTATCCCGTATTTCGTCACTCTGGGCACAGAGCTTGCTCGGTCCAAAGGTGGCACGCCGGCAATGTCCCTGGCAATCATCCGTGTCATCCGTCTCGTGCGTGTCTTCCGGATCTTCAAGCTGTCGCGCCACTCGAAAGGCCTGCAGATCCTGGGCCAGACGCTAAAGGCGAGCCTGAGGGAGCTGGCGCTGCTCATCTTCTTCCTCTTCATCGGTGTGGTGCTCTTCTCCAGTGCTGTCTACTTCGCAGAGGTCGACAGCCCCAGCTCGTCCTTCACCAGCATCCCCGAGGCCTTCTGGTGGGCCGTCGTATCCATGACGACGGTCGGCTACGGCGACATGTACCCGGTGACAGTGGGGGGCAAGTTGGTGGGCTCCATGTGCGCCATTGCTGGTGTCCTGACCATCTCTCTCCCTGTTCCTGTCATTGTGTCCAACTTTAGCTACTTCTACCACCGTGAAATGGAGTGTGAGGACGATCAGGAATACACACACGTTAACACGTCGCTGTGGAAGAAAGAGAAGGAGGACAGTGATGATGAGGAAGGAGACAGCGATGACGAGCCCGACTATGCGCCCTTGGAAGGAGGTGTGAACTACAGAGGGATTTGCGCGCCGCTCAATGGGACTCTACTCGCTGGATTGTGTGCTGGAGAACAGAGAACAGGGATCGTGTACCAAGGAGAACCACTCGTCACCCAAGTCTGA